Proteins co-encoded in one Cercospora beticola chromosome 7, complete sequence genomic window:
- a CDS encoding uncharacterized protein (antiSMASH:Cluster_1), which yields MSNSYSSIPPLSDSHAARGYGTSQTDFATSGNPAMSSPLAQSVERGGVFHEDFDASQRGSSIIDGPQRSVSRASTSGTGGVSRSNTLKKKSSVKRSGSLRRSSSKRSLRAGSIKGVVDADSEDFHSYAFTPVPTTGTPTEVLANRFQAWRQLLKSLIAYFREIQNSYEARGKALHKVQNTISNITHPAVFMSNDGLSEATRILDGYHKRSIAEAAKSREIENDVIGALTGLRSDLGQKIKEIKSLSGDFKNSVEKEKAATRQEVEKLQEALQHAAHEDGNAIGKNDPYVVRLGVDRQIERQVDEENYLHRAYLNLESSGRELESIVVGEIQKAYNALAGILKREADDAYSAVESLRGGPISMPKDQEWYQFVTHDPHFVDPSLPLRRIEDIEYPGKHAPAASEIRAGMLERKSKYLKSYTPGWYVLSPTHLHEFKSADKIYSQPPVMSLYLFDQKLGSHSERGSSSHKFMLKGKQSGGMHKGHNWVFRAESYDTMMAWFQDIRMLTEGTGEQRQAFVRKHARSVSGTSDKGTVSSDGLEDDEADQAPYSADVTSLAEQHPVVDDRPKRPQPGGRFPSDMVIRKAGAYTPAADGAVDDDTDDDDANIIAAAGAVPGSSQNHFRGPSYDYGGKDPYRMDNVDAGTAHEEPFVSRAYTPPHQDELVAATAGVGAGAVGAAAYSRQQQDKENAILQQSQVAPAQPVPVQQSPVAPAQPVPAQQPLQTQTYALSGTQQLPASQHQAPVTPLAAPLSDEKLKQPFLGNEPAASSAQSGSQVPLAQSNSEPSTFIAPAAAGVAGVGAGVVGAEAYRRRQQDSVVPSIEDKNVSPIDTTPDQVHLSHTPSNVSTISRERSVRASPIGNSIAAIALGNEPISPPSSPPAAVSPTAIPNPTQPTLESTTPLHAEVVPAVVPAASPAAAGSTEKSAPLPTASAIASELTTDSLSGPASPPLSGNEAQGAHETGQLFPRVIRHDTNLSISKLHVPGEFK from the exons ATGTCGAACAGCTACTCCTCCATCCCTCCGCTGAGCGATTCTCACGCCGCGCGAGGCTACGGCACCTCGCAGACCGACTTCGCGACCTCAGGCAATCCCGCCATGAGCTCGCCATTGGCTCAGTCCGTCGAGCGCGGCGGCGTCTTCCACGAGGACTTCGACGCGAGCCAGCGAGGCTCCTCCATAATCGACGGCCCCCAGCGATCGGTCTCGCGCGCCAGCACTTCAGGCACCGGTGGAGTCAGTCGCAGCAACAcactgaagaagaagagcagcgtgAAGAGGAGCGGCAGTCTGCGAcgtagcagcagcaagaggagCTTGAGAGCCGGCAGCATCAAGGGTGTCGTCGACGCCGACAGCGAGGACTTCCACAGCTATGCTTTCACGCCCGTGCCGACCACTGGAACACCGACCGAAGTGCTCGCCAATCGCTTCCAGGCGTGGAGACAGTTACTGAAGTCGCTGATCGCCTACTTTCGCGAAATCCAAAACTCCTATGAAGCTCGCGGCAAAGCATTGCACAAGGTGCAGAATACCATTTCTAACATTACTCACCCTGCAGTGTTCATGAGCAACGATGGTCTTAGCGAAGCAACTCGCATCCTTGACGGCTACCACAAGCGATCGATCGCCGAAGCAGCGAAATCGAGAGAAATCGAGAATGATGTAATTGGCGCGTTGACTGGTCTGCGAAGTGATTTGGGGCAGAAGATCAAAGAGATCAAGAGCCTGAGCGGCGATTTTAAGAATTccgtcgagaaggagaaggctgctACCAGACAAGAGGTTGAGAAGCTGCAGGAGGCGCTCCAACACGCTGCGCATGAGGACGGCAACGCAATTGGCAAGAACGATCCATACGTGGTCCGTCTCGGAGTCGACAGGCAGATTGAGAGACAGGTCGACGAGGAGAATTACTTGCACAGG GCATATCTCAATCTCGAAAGCTCGGGACGTGAGCTCGAGTCCATCGTCGTTGGCGAAATCCAAAAGGCTTACAATGCACTCGCGGGCATTCTCAAACGCGAGGCCGATGACGCATACAGTGCTGTTGAGAGCCTCCGAGGTGGCCCGATCTCCATGCCAAAGGACCAGGAATGGTATCAATTCGTTACTCACGATCCTCACTTCGTCGACCCCAGCTTGCCTCTCCGCCGCATCGAGGACATTGAGTACCCAGGCAAGCACGCACCCGCAGCCAGCGAGATCCGTGCCGGCATGCTGGAACGCAAGAGCAAATATCTCAAGTCCTACACACCGGGCTGGTACGTGCTGTCGCCAACGCACCTCCACGAGTTCAAATCGGCGGATAAGATCTACTCGCAGCCGCCAGTCATGTCGCTGTACTTGTTCGACCAGAAGCTTGGGTCGCACTCGGAACGTGGTTCTTCCAGTCACAAGTTCATGCTCAAGGGGAAGCAGTCTGGCGGCATGCACAAGGGGCACAACTGGGTCTTCCGCGCTGAGAGCTACGATACCATGATGGCCTGGTTCCAGGACATTCGAATGCTCACTGAGGGCACCGGCGAGCAGCGTCAAGCCTTTGTGCGCAAACATGCTAGGAGCGTGTCTGGCACTAGCGACAAAGGCACCGTGAGCAGCGATGgcctcgaagatgatgaagctgATCAGGCGCCTTATTCGGCCGATGTTACCAGCTTGGCCGAGCAACATCCCGTTGTGGACGACAGACCAAAGAGACCACAGCCAG GCGGTCGGTTCCCGTCTGATATGGTTATTCGAAAGGCCGGCGCTTACACTCCAGCCGCTGATGGCGCCGTCGACGATGACacggatgacgatgatgcgaATATCATTGCCGCAGCTGGCGCCGTGCCTGGCTCCTCCCAAAACCATTTCCGTGGCCCAAGCTATGATTACGGTGGTAAAGACCCGTATCGCATGGACAATGTTGATGCCGGAACTGCTCATGAAGAGCCTTTTGTCAGTCGCGCATATACCCCGCCGCATCAGGACGAGCTTGTTGCTGCCACAGCGGgcgttggtgctggtgcagtCGGCGCTGCAGCATACAGTCGTCAGCAGCAAGACAAGGAGAATGCCATTTTGCAGCAGTCGCAAGTCGCTCCTGCGCAGCCAGTTCCAGTCCAGCAATCGCCAGTCGCACCCGCCCAGCCAGTGCCAGCTCAGCAGCCCCTGCAGACTCAGACGTATGCACTTTCAGGCACTCAGCAGCTGCCAGCGTCTCAGCATCAGGCTCCCGTAACGCCTTTGGCAGCACCACTCAGCGATGAAAAGCTCAAACAGCCTTTTTTAGGCAATGAGCCGGCGGCTTCCTCTGCTCAGTCTGGGTCACAAGTTCCGCTGGCTCAGTCCAACAGCGAGCCGAGCACCTTCATCGCTCCCGCCGCAGCCGGTGTTGCAGGTGTTGGAGCTGGGGTTGTGGGTGCAGAAGCATATCGACGCCGCCAGCAGGATTCTGTTGTTCCCAGCATCGAAGACAAGAACGTGTCGCCTATCGACACAACTCCGGACCAGGTGCATTTGTCTCACACTCCTAGCAACGTGAGCACTATCTCGCGCGAACGATCTGTTCGTGCCTCGCCCATCGGTAATAGTATCGCCGCTATTGCTTTAGGCAACGAACCCATCTCGCCTCCTTCATCGCCACCTGCTGCTGTCTCTCCCACAGCTATTCCCAACCCAACTCAACCGACCCTCGAATCCACGACCCCGCTGCATGCCGAGGTCGTCCCTGCGGTTGTACCTGCCGCCAGTCCTGCCGCTGCCGGGTCCACCGAGAAGTCTGCTCCCCTGCCTACAGCTTCCGCCATCGCCTCAGAGCTCACGACCGATTCTCTCAGTGGTCCGGCCAGTCCTCCTCTGAGCGGCAACGAAGCTCAGGGCGCGCACGAAACGGGTCAGCTCTTTCCACGTGTGATCCGGCATGATACGAACTTGAGTATCAGCAAACTGCACGTGCCGGGCGAGTTCAAGTGA
- a CDS encoding uncharacterized protein (antiSMASH:Cluster_1), whose product MAARRRKHKTNSGSAPVKRRARGRKSTSANKQASNTADSTTSTVDQPEEKAFRFLDLPTEIRLLVYEHLLVANTSLKLRPPTKVWKNVSGGKYDLHPSIIATCQLVYLEAVPILYGCNEFEMTDIFDILGLSPLLNRYREHASRVTAIHVDYDVGKWSIREILSLLKGCKALSKLTIGRAVWSYYEDAQAFAKAFGPLARMLHKNQQKKQDVKPRDVLDGLHL is encoded by the coding sequence ATGGCTGCCCGTCGCCGCAAGCACAAGACCAACAGCGGCAGCGCGCCTGTAAAGCGCCGCGCTCGCGGTCGAAAATCCACCTCTGCCAACAAACAGGCTTCGAACACCGCCGACTCGACGACAAGCACGGTCGATCAACCCGAAGAGAAAGCGTTTCGATTCCTGGACCTCCCAACGGAGATCAGACTTCTCGTGTACGAGCACCTGCTGGTTGCGAATACATCGTTGAAGCTGCGGCCCCCAACCAAAGTTTGGAAAAATGTCTCGGGCGGGAAGTACGATCTGCATCCCAGTATCATCGCTACTTGCCAACTTGTTTACCTCGAAGCGGTTCCCATCCTGTACGGCTGTAATGAGTTCGAAATGACGGATATTTTCGATATCTTGGGGCTCTCACCCCTCTTAAACCGCTACAGAGAACACGCCAGTCGCGTTACTGCGATCCACGTCGACTATGATGTCGGCAAGTGGAGTATTAGGGAGATTCTCTCGCTACTGAAGGGGTGCAAAGCTTTATCAAAACTCACGATCGGCCGAGCCGTGTGGTCATATTACGAAGACGCCCAAGCATTTGCCAAAGCCTTTGGCCCGTTGGCCCGTATGCTCCACAAGAATCAGCAAAAGAAGCAGGATGTGAAGCCTCGCGACGTCCTCGATGGGCTGCACTTGTAA
- a CDS encoding uncharacterized protein (antiSMASH:Cluster_1~BUSCO:EOG09262JAT), with amino-acid sequence MAARTHTQGQRHDRIGDDATPQRTPPSPALRTADPESSLSQKLMSAVVGSVMTSLVVTPLDVVRVRLQAQKSPSPTAKLPSFLQLPPNLGVTACCREVFWVQNQSQFCVAAPSQAAVVEPVISDCAAAETQKRTINSTFDGLRKIARNEGISTLWRGLSPTLAMAIPANVIYFAGYDWLRWNPNSPMKSRVSEDMAPLVDGAIARVLAAGVVSPIEMLRTRMQAVQSEGTGGRGVMRATIGGLSDMVRDQGVHTLWRGITLTFWRDVPFSAFYWWGYEWGRKKLDESRAINTPLTGPSSNAQLSSTQLLYDSFLAGAGSGAIAAFVTTPFDVGKTRQQTVMDSSMSAEKRASLPEGKAMPKFLYHIYRTEGWSGLFKGWAARTMKVAPACAIMISSYEVGKKLAVAANRKKEEEREAKHGLINPE; translated from the exons atggcggcgaggacaCACACACAAGGCCAACGGCACGACCGAATAGGCGATGATGCGACACCACAGCGGACACCGCCCTCACCGGCGCTGCGTACGGCAGATCCAGAAAGCTCCCTGTCGCAAAAGCTGATGTCTGCAGTCGTCGGCTCTGTAATGACCTCCTTAGTTG TCACACCGCTCGATGTGGTCCGCGTACGACTGCAAGCACAGAAAAGTCCGTCTCCCACCGCGAAACTTCCCTCCTTCCTGCAGCTTCCTCCCAACCTCGGCGTGACGGCGTGTTGTCGGGAGGTGTTCTGGGTGCAAAATCAATCACAATTCTGCGTTGCGGCACCGTCCCAAGCCGCCGTCGTAGAACCAGTGATCTCTGActgtgctgcagcagagactCAAAAGAGGACGATTAATTCCACATTCGATGGACTCCGAAAGATTGCGAGGAATGAGGGTATCTCCACATTATGGCGAGGACTGAGTCCGACACTCGCCATGGCGATCCCTGCCAATGTCATATACTTCGCAGGATACGATTGGTTACGATGGAATCCGAATAGTCCGATGAAGAGCAGAGTGAGCGAGGACATGGCGCCGCTGGTGGATGGAGCGATTGCCCGTGTACTTGCGGCAGGCGTGGTCAGTCCAATCGAAATGTTGCGGACACGAATGCAGGCAGTACAGTCAGAGGGAACAGGCGGAAGAGGCGTGATGCGGGCAACAATTGGCGGACTCTCCGATATGGTGCGGGACCAAGGAGTGCATACCCTCTGGCGAGGCATCACTTTGACCTTCTGGAGAGATGTGCCCTTTTCAGCATTTTACTGGTGGGGCTATGAATGGGGCCGAAAGAAGCTGGATGAGAGCCGGGCAATCAACACTCCACTGACCGGACCATCATCGAACGCCCAGCTATCGAGCACTCAACTCCTCTACGATTCATTCTTGGCTGGAGCTGGATCTGGTGCGATTGCAGCATTCGTCACGACGCCATTCGATGTCGGCAAGACACGGCAGCAGACTGTCATGGACTCGAGCATGTCTGCTGAGAAGCGTGCATCCTTACCAGAAGGCAAAGCGATGCCCAAATTTCTCTACCATATCTACCGCACCGAAGGCTGGTCTGGACTCTTCAAGGGCTGGGCCGCTCGAACCATGAAGGTTGCACCTGCTTGTGCTATCATGATCTCCAGCTATGAGGTTGGGAAGAAGTTGGCCGTGGCAGCgaatagaaagaaagaagaagagcgcgaagcgAAGCATGGATTGATCAATCCAGAATAA